From Paenibacillus physcomitrellae, the proteins below share one genomic window:
- a CDS encoding permease: protein MLTMKTFLQLNTIFLSMIMEAIPFVLLGVIVSGVIQIFLKEATIARIMPKNRVLSTLLGCGLGICFPACECGIVPITNRLLRKGVPLHAGIAFMLTGPIINPVVLFATYIAFGNDWRMAAIRAGMSIVVAFVAAVVLSFLFPVLPFRTGNFTSSGSEGLVAATSETPAGEAPKIPLRRELMMVMEHAIEEFFSVGKYLIIGAFIAASMQTFLPTSTLLHLGSNPFTASLVMIVLAFVMSLCSEADAFIASSFRSTFSTGALSAFLVFGPMIDIKNTLMLLGVFKGRFVAVLIGLVAICTLLSSLVVGRLFG, encoded by the coding sequence ATGTTAACAATGAAAACATTTTTACAGCTGAATACTATTTTTCTAAGCATGATCATGGAAGCTATTCCGTTTGTGCTGCTCGGCGTAATTGTGTCGGGTGTCATTCAGATTTTCCTGAAGGAAGCTACGATAGCGAGAATCATGCCCAAAAACCGTGTTCTGTCTACACTGCTTGGCTGCGGCTTGGGAATCTGTTTCCCTGCCTGCGAATGCGGAATTGTTCCGATTACGAACCGGCTGCTGCGTAAAGGGGTACCCCTTCATGCGGGTATCGCGTTTATGCTGACAGGCCCGATTATTAACCCGGTTGTGCTGTTCGCGACTTATATTGCCTTCGGTAATGATTGGAGAATGGCTGCCATCCGTGCGGGCATGTCGATCGTCGTTGCGTTCGTTGCGGCGGTTGTCTTATCGTTTCTGTTTCCTGTCCTTCCGTTCCGGACCGGGAATTTCACGTCTAGCGGAAGCGAAGGCCTGGTAGCCGCGACTTCCGAAACACCGGCAGGAGAGGCTCCAAAAATTCCGCTGCGCCGCGAGCTGATGATGGTCATGGAGCATGCGATCGAGGAATTTTTCTCCGTCGGCAAATATCTGATCATCGGTGCTTTCATTGCAGCAAGCATGCAGACTTTTCTTCCGACCTCGACCTTGCTGCATTTGGGAAGCAATCCGTTCACCGCGTCGCTGGTTATGATCGTGCTTGCTTTTGTAATGTCACTTTGCTCGGAGGCTGACGCGTTTATCGCTTCTTCGTTCCGCAGCACATTCTCGACGGGCGCGTTATCCGCGTTTCTAGTATTTGGACCTATGATCGACATTAAAAACACTTTGATGCTGCTTGGCGTATTTAAAGGCAGATTTGTAGCGGTACTGATTGGCCTGGTGGCCATCTGCACGCTTCTGTCTTCGCTGGTAGTGGGGAGGTTGTTTGGGTGA
- a CDS encoding spore germination protein yields the protein MAAFLESLKIELSGSTDVVYQTFQIHGTPCTLVFIPSIIDLETLDQEVRAALKEEAADKDSDLEHFMERIGKGSMFAIPCQKADNFEEAAFLVVQGKALLYIHGCGYFYYFEVTSYQKRAVSESQNELVVIGPQEAFNEDIQTNFSLLRHKIKHPDLKMKEYTIGEYSQTSVYVFYIEGIAEQSKLDEVDAKLKKITIDGVLGISYLAEHIKEKVTPFPQFQYTERPDSVAASLLEGKFALLIDGTPSALLAPVTMFSLLQSSEDYYQSYFAGSWIRTIRFFFAIISMLLPSLYVAVTTFQPEIIPTALLITIASSRENLPFSALTEALIMELTFEALREAGTRIPKPVGSTVSIIGGIVIGQAAVQAGIVSAPMIIVVSITGIASYIIPHLELGLAFRLMRFPLLILGGTMGLLGVYVAAFIVYGHLANLRSYGTPYLSPVAPLVLKDWKDIFIRVPSTYMNNRSNAYTRKNTRRQP from the coding sequence GTGGCAGCTTTTCTGGAATCATTAAAGATCGAGTTAAGCGGCAGTACCGATGTCGTTTACCAAACCTTTCAAATCCACGGCACGCCTTGTACGCTGGTTTTTATTCCCTCCATCATCGATTTGGAGACCTTGGACCAGGAAGTCAGGGCGGCTCTCAAGGAGGAAGCAGCAGACAAGGACTCGGATCTCGAGCACTTTATGGAACGGATCGGGAAGGGAAGTATGTTCGCAATTCCCTGCCAGAAGGCGGACAACTTTGAGGAAGCGGCCTTTCTCGTGGTACAGGGGAAAGCACTTCTTTATATCCATGGATGCGGCTATTTTTATTATTTCGAAGTAACCTCCTACCAGAAACGGGCAGTGTCGGAATCTCAGAACGAGCTGGTCGTCATCGGCCCTCAAGAAGCCTTTAATGAAGACATTCAGACCAACTTTTCTTTGCTCCGGCACAAAATTAAACATCCGGATTTGAAAATGAAAGAATACACGATCGGCGAATACTCGCAGACCTCCGTGTATGTTTTCTATATTGAAGGGATCGCCGAACAAAGCAAGCTGGACGAAGTCGATGCCAAATTGAAGAAAATTACGATCGACGGTGTTCTGGGAATCAGCTATCTGGCGGAGCATATCAAGGAGAAAGTAACCCCGTTCCCCCAGTTTCAATATACGGAGCGGCCGGATTCGGTTGCAGCGTCCCTCCTGGAAGGGAAATTCGCCCTGCTGATTGACGGGACGCCTTCGGCATTGTTAGCACCTGTAACGATGTTTTCCCTGCTTCAATCTTCCGAGGACTATTATCAGAGTTATTTTGCAGGGAGCTGGATCCGGACCATCCGTTTCTTCTTTGCAATAATTTCCATGCTGCTGCCGTCCCTTTATGTTGCTGTTACCACCTTTCAGCCTGAGATTATTCCGACGGCGCTCCTGATTACGATCGCTTCATCCCGGGAAAATTTACCCTTCTCCGCTCTGACCGAAGCGTTGATTATGGAATTAACCTTTGAAGCCTTGCGCGAGGCAGGCACACGCATACCTAAACCTGTAGGATCAACGGTGTCGATCATCGGCGGTATTGTAATTGGACAAGCAGCCGTACAGGCAGGAATTGTGTCTGCCCCGATGATTATTGTCGTATCCATAACGGGGATCGCTTCTTATATCATTCCGCATCTGGAGCTGGGGTTAGCGTTCCGGCTGATGCGTTTTCCGCTGCTGATTCTTGGAGGTACTATGGGACTGCTTGGCGTGTATGTAGCGGCGTTTATCGTTTACGGCCATCTGGCCAACTTGCGCTCCTACGGGACGCCGTATCTGTCACCCGTAGCTCCGCTTGTTCTCAAGGACTGGAAAGACATTTTCATCCGGGTTCCATCAACCTATATGAATAATCGTTCAAACGCTTATACGCGGAAAAATACAAGGAGACAGCCATGA
- a CDS encoding TIGR03943 family putative permease subunit: MTRLYVLLGFVFLFVQLHLSGNLNKYINLKYSYLSVSAIVLLSLLAVFEFIRLVIRERRQRSAAVQEQVTLQYDHNRHEHGHKYGHTHSHAHDHGHTHSHDHTDDHGHTHGPSSRWGERLVYLVLIVPILTGVLLPVATLDSSFVKAKGFSFPSVDDTADNPGFHQFLKPDTSVFYGKDSYTKISRKELGEFSNLSSVDLTDKTYLKGMEAIYNFPDQFMDKTLSFDGFIYNGEQVSNHEYFVFRFGFIHCVADSGVFGMLVDFPEGTDLQDDQWVHVSGHLGTELYQPFKQTIPVLKVDKWDKIDAPDDPYVYRIF, translated from the coding sequence GTGACCCGGTTATATGTGCTTTTGGGGTTTGTTTTTCTGTTTGTGCAGCTTCATTTAAGCGGCAACCTGAACAAATATATCAATCTTAAATATTCGTATTTATCGGTAAGTGCAATTGTACTGTTATCCCTGCTGGCTGTCTTTGAATTCATAAGGCTGGTGATCCGGGAACGCCGTCAGCGCAGTGCGGCTGTACAGGAGCAGGTCACACTCCAATATGATCATAACAGGCATGAGCACGGCCATAAATACGGGCATACTCATAGTCATGCTCATGATCACGGGCATACTCATAGTCACGATCATACTGACGATCACGGGCATACCCATGGCCCGTCCTCCCGGTGGGGAGAGAGGCTGGTGTATCTGGTGCTGATCGTTCCGATCCTGACCGGAGTGCTGCTGCCTGTCGCTACCCTGGACTCCAGCTTTGTCAAAGCGAAGGGCTTTTCGTTTCCTTCCGTTGATGATACCGCGGACAACCCGGGCTTTCACCAGTTCCTGAAGCCGGATACCAGCGTGTTCTACGGGAAAGACAGCTATACCAAGATTTCGCGGAAAGAGCTCGGGGAATTTAGCAATTTAAGTTCCGTAGATCTAACGGACAAAACCTATCTCAAAGGGATGGAAGCTATTTATAATTTCCCGGATCAGTTTATGGATAAGACTTTGTCCTTCGACGGGTTTATCTATAATGGCGAACAGGTCAGCAATCACGAATATTTTGTATTCCGCTTTGGCTTTATTCACTGCGTGGCGGATTCCGGCGTATTTGGCATGCTCGTTGATTTTCCGGAAGGGACGGATCTTCAGGACGACCAGTGGGTGCATGTATCCGGCCATCTCGGCACGGAGCTGTATCAGCCGTTTAAACAGACAATTCCGGTGCTGAAGGTTGATAAATGGGACAAGATCGATGCGCCGGACGATCCTTATGTATACCGTATTTTTTAA
- the tnpA gene encoding IS200/IS605 family transposase: protein MANKNFSLAHTKWMCKYHIVFTPKYRRKEIYNQVRRDLIEIMKRLCKYKGVEILEGHMMPDHVHMLVAIPPKISVSSFMGYLKGKSALMIFEKHANLKYKYGNRKFWAEGYYVSTVGLNEATVAKYIREQEAHDQAVDKLSVKEYEDPFSSNKSKKK, encoded by the coding sequence ATGGCAAATAAAAATTTTAGTTTAGCGCACACAAAGTGGATGTGTAAGTATCACATTGTGTTCACCCCGAAGTATAGACGTAAAGAGATCTACAATCAAGTGAGACGAGATCTAATTGAAATTATGAAGCGTCTATGTAAATACAAAGGAGTCGAGATCTTAGAAGGCCATATGATGCCGGATCATGTCCACATGCTGGTAGCGATCCCACCGAAAATATCTGTATCTTCCTTTATGGGCTATCTAAAAGGGAAAAGCGCACTCATGATCTTCGAAAAGCATGCCAATTTGAAGTATAAGTATGGGAATCGGAAATTCTGGGCGGAAGGCTACTACGTAAGTACAGTAGGGTTAAATGAAGCCACCGTCGCCAAATACATTCGAGAGCAAGAGGCACATGACCAGGCAGTAGATAAGCTGAGTGTAAAAGAGTATGAAGATCCATTCAGCAGCAACAAGAGCAAGAAAAAGTGA
- the nagZ gene encoding beta-N-acetylhexosaminidase — MTYSKSVLLLAALSMGLLAGGCAKSGGQEAVPAQTGAPSASTAGSGQTAPSSPQPPASSPAPEISAQPSKTPSSPADPVQAQLDKMSLNEKIGQMVIVGLDGTNLQADARKMIETYKVGGFILYKPNITSAEQTLKFLNQLKKANQPNPAALWLSTDQEGGRVSRMPEPYLKIPTAKEIGQKNSTAYATGIGQALGEEIKSVGFNLDFAPVMDINSNPNNPVIGDRSYGANADTVINNGTAVLKGIQSEGVAAVVKHFPGHGDTSVDSHLELPVVNKSLKQLEGFELLPFQAAVKQGTDMVMVAHLLIPKIDPDYPASLSKQMISDLLRDQLGYDGVVITDDLTMGGIVKHYGIAEAAVRSIQAGSDIVLVGHDVERETAVIKALQNAASSGKLTEQEIDQHVYRILQLKQKYKLSDKTVSTVDVSAVNADVKKLLNR; from the coding sequence ATGACTTATTCGAAATCGGTTCTGCTTCTGGCCGCACTCTCTATGGGTTTGTTAGCTGGCGGCTGCGCGAAATCAGGTGGTCAGGAAGCGGTGCCGGCACAAACGGGGGCACCATCCGCATCAACAGCCGGGTCCGGTCAGACGGCCCCATCTTCACCTCAGCCCCCGGCTTCCTCTCCGGCACCGGAGATCTCTGCACAGCCGTCTAAAACCCCGTCCAGCCCGGCAGATCCCGTGCAGGCTCAGCTCGACAAAATGTCACTGAATGAGAAAATCGGCCAGATGGTCATCGTGGGTCTCGATGGGACCAATCTGCAGGCAGATGCCCGTAAAATGATCGAAACCTACAAGGTCGGCGGTTTTATTTTGTATAAACCAAACATTACAAGCGCCGAACAAACTTTAAAATTCCTCAATCAGCTAAAGAAAGCTAACCAGCCAAATCCCGCGGCGCTTTGGCTCAGCACCGATCAGGAAGGCGGTCGGGTCAGCCGCATGCCGGAGCCTTATCTTAAAATTCCGACGGCCAAAGAGATTGGACAAAAGAACAGCACCGCTTATGCGACCGGCATCGGTCAAGCGCTTGGTGAAGAGATTAAATCCGTTGGATTTAACCTCGATTTTGCTCCTGTCATGGACATCAACAGCAATCCCAATAATCCGGTTATCGGAGACCGGTCTTACGGAGCCAATGCTGATACCGTGATCAACAATGGAACCGCGGTACTCAAAGGCATCCAATCCGAAGGTGTCGCCGCGGTGGTCAAACATTTTCCGGGACACGGTGATACTTCAGTGGACTCTCACCTGGAGCTGCCCGTCGTGAACAAATCCCTGAAACAGCTTGAGGGCTTTGAGCTGCTTCCTTTCCAGGCCGCTGTAAAGCAAGGAACGGACATGGTGATGGTCGCCCACCTGCTGATTCCCAAAATCGATCCCGATTATCCCGCTTCCCTGTCCAAGCAGATGATCAGCGATTTGCTTCGCGATCAACTCGGGTATGACGGCGTAGTCATTACCGATGATTTGACCATGGGCGGCATCGTCAAGCATTACGGCATCGCCGAAGCGGCGGTCCGGTCGATTCAAGCGGGCAGCGACATTGTGCTGGTCGGCCATGATGTTGAACGGGAAACCGCCGTTATCAAAGCTCTTCAGAATGCCGCGAGCAGCGGCAAACTTACAGAGCAGGAGATTGATCAGCACGTCTACCGGATCCTGCAGCTCAAGCAGAAATATAAGCTGAGTGACAAAACCGTTTCCACCGTGGACGTCAGCGCGGTCAATGCCGATGTCAAGAAGCTGTTGAATCGCTGA
- a CDS encoding Ger(x)C family spore germination protein, producing MTYASRMFLVLLMTALLLTGCWSKAELNEGLFIDGIYLDKGQKEGQVQLSISSFITAKLKDGEASGKPFTVVTKSGDNIPDVLTSIQKDLTRRIDFSHVQVVLVAEEYARLGLGELFDWFKREPGVELNTYILSVKGEASNIAQLTPITEQLPSEVFKRFSVQNYMLNSTVRHCLIAAESGMGFAMTALNYGDQKVASENGEKELWAGIKGIDVFGDRALKGELSIDQGRAISWGLGKFRDQVYSVNWDEGRSTGSVLITRVHPKLIYKGDQDGPLFKIVLKGRGNLVYKKDMEHRSNAESNEIIMELLGKRVVKDMEKALAKTQQWGADVLNLGMLMEWNSPEEWQAYKDQWPEVYRSKAQFEIDADISISNQGSMR from the coding sequence ATGACCTATGCTTCGCGAATGTTTCTCGTTTTGCTGATGACTGCCCTGCTCCTGACCGGATGCTGGTCGAAAGCCGAACTTAACGAAGGGCTTTTTATAGATGGTATTTATTTGGATAAAGGTCAAAAGGAGGGGCAAGTGCAGCTTTCCATCAGCAGCTTTATAACAGCCAAGCTGAAGGATGGGGAAGCGAGTGGCAAACCGTTCACTGTCGTGACGAAGTCAGGTGATAACATCCCGGATGTTCTTACCTCCATTCAGAAGGATTTAACCCGGCGTATCGACTTCAGTCATGTGCAGGTCGTGCTGGTAGCCGAAGAATATGCCAGACTGGGGCTTGGCGAATTGTTCGACTGGTTCAAACGTGAGCCGGGCGTTGAGCTTAACACCTATATTCTTTCGGTAAAGGGTGAAGCCAGCAATATTGCGCAGCTCACCCCCATTACCGAACAACTGCCGTCTGAAGTGTTCAAACGTTTCTCTGTTCAGAATTACATGCTGAATTCGACGGTCAGACACTGCCTGATTGCTGCGGAATCCGGAATGGGATTTGCGATGACAGCTCTTAACTATGGGGATCAGAAGGTGGCAAGCGAAAATGGGGAGAAAGAGCTCTGGGCGGGTATCAAAGGGATCGACGTGTTCGGGGACAGAGCTTTAAAGGGTGAGCTGAGCATCGATCAAGGCCGAGCTATCTCCTGGGGATTGGGCAAATTCAGGGACCAGGTCTACTCGGTTAACTGGGATGAAGGGAGAAGTACAGGAAGCGTATTGATCACCCGTGTGCATCCTAAGTTGATTTATAAGGGAGATCAGGATGGCCCTCTCTTCAAAATCGTTCTGAAGGGCAGGGGGAATCTGGTCTATAAAAAAGACATGGAGCATCGGTCCAATGCCGAATCGAACGAAATCATTATGGAGCTACTCGGGAAGAGGGTAGTTAAGGATATGGAAAAGGCATTGGCTAAAACCCAGCAATGGGGAGCAGATGTGCTGAATCTCGGTATGCTGATGGAATGGAACAGCCCGGAGGAGTGGCAGGCTTACAAAGATCAATGGCCGGAGGTATATCGGAGCAAAGCCCAATTTGAGATTGACGCTGATATTTCTATCTCGAACCAGGGATCGATGCGGTAA
- a CDS encoding LTA synthase family protein, producing MNKFSLRPLTGRPVLYSVLLLLLKLLLLRYFLFRDIMWSKVGADLLALWLLLAVFELIIPAKWGKYVYFALNALVSLILFASTLYYAHFGSVPTYTALLQLHQVMQIKASVQSTIRPEFFLYFLDLPILLIVWLVRRRKAASAARKSVIWRAGVLVSAIACFFLSERSIQASDSIVNEIVQVEHLGFLDYQVAAAIKTSKEDALIRNGNIQDTIKKIDDLKSTYVYNDKTGRGAVSVTPAHFGAAKGKNLIVVQMEAFQNFPINLKVGGQEITPNLNKLIGSSYYFPYVYQQIGQGNTSDAEFMSNTSIYPTGTIPMSTGFGDRALPSLPRLLENHGYEADTFHVNDVTFWDRIKLYPALHFDHYFDKPYYKNDHFNDFGASDEELYRVAVDHMKEIADSGKPFYTQLITVSSHFPFKVPEDRKKIQMPDSLKDTQLGDYLTAVNYTDYAIGTLIERLKQEGLWDNSVLVLYGDHFGLQPDQNDPEWIQSQLGIKYDSRVSRFNIPFIIHLPGEQQGQKVDQVGGQLDMMPTIANLLGVSLQQEQFTAFGHDLLNIDHNVFGMRYYLPTGSFFNDDVLFVSGTGFDDGTAISLKTLEPVTDIEKYRKDYDYILKLMGLSDEYVKLLPKREPGNE from the coding sequence ATGAACAAGTTTTCACTTAGACCTTTAACCGGGCGGCCGGTTTTATACAGTGTTCTGCTTCTGCTGTTAAAGCTGCTGCTGCTGCGTTATTTCCTATTCCGCGACATTATGTGGAGCAAAGTGGGCGCCGACCTGTTGGCGCTCTGGCTTCTGCTTGCCGTGTTTGAACTCATTATTCCGGCCAAATGGGGCAAATACGTATACTTCGCATTAAATGCGCTTGTTTCCCTCATATTGTTCGCTTCAACCTTGTATTATGCGCATTTCGGATCGGTACCGACCTATACGGCGCTCTTGCAGCTGCACCAGGTGATGCAGATCAAAGCAAGCGTTCAGTCGACCATTCGTCCGGAGTTTTTCCTTTACTTCCTGGACCTGCCGATTCTGCTGATCGTGTGGCTGGTCCGCCGCCGGAAAGCGGCATCTGCGGCGCGCAAAAGTGTTATTTGGAGAGCCGGGGTGCTGGTGTCCGCGATCGCCTGCTTTTTCCTCTCGGAACGAAGCATTCAGGCCAGCGACTCTATTGTGAACGAAATTGTGCAGGTTGAACATTTGGGATTTCTGGATTATCAGGTAGCTGCTGCGATCAAGACAAGTAAAGAAGATGCTTTGATCCGCAACGGGAATATTCAGGATACGATCAAGAAGATCGATGACCTTAAAAGCACCTACGTGTACAATGACAAGACTGGTCGAGGGGCTGTTTCGGTTACGCCTGCACATTTCGGTGCTGCGAAAGGCAAAAATCTGATTGTTGTCCAAATGGAGGCCTTCCAAAACTTCCCGATCAACCTGAAAGTGGGGGGACAAGAGATCACGCCTAACCTGAACAAGCTGATCGGCTCCAGCTATTATTTCCCTTATGTGTATCAGCAGATCGGGCAGGGCAATACATCGGATGCGGAATTCATGTCCAATACCTCCATCTATCCGACGGGAACGATTCCGATGTCTACCGGCTTCGGGGACCGGGCGCTGCCAAGTCTGCCGCGACTTCTGGAGAACCACGGCTATGAAGCCGATACGTTCCACGTTAACGACGTTACGTTCTGGGACCGGATCAAGCTGTATCCGGCGCTGCATTTTGATCACTATTTTGATAAACCTTATTATAAAAATGATCATTTTAATGACTTCGGCGCCTCGGATGAAGAGCTGTACCGGGTAGCGGTTGACCATATGAAGGAAATCGCTGACAGCGGCAAGCCGTTTTATACGCAGCTCATCACGGTTTCCAGCCATTTTCCGTTTAAAGTGCCGGAGGACCGCAAGAAAATCCAGATGCCGGATTCGCTTAAGGATACCCAACTTGGCGATTATCTTACGGCCGTGAATTATACCGACTATGCCATTGGGACGTTGATTGAACGGCTCAAGCAGGAAGGCTTGTGGGACAATTCGGTACTGGTGCTGTACGGCGACCATTTCGGCCTGCAGCCGGACCAGAACGACCCAGAGTGGATTCAGTCTCAGCTTGGCATCAAGTACGACTCCAGAGTCTCCCGATTTAATATTCCGTTTATTATTCATTTGCCGGGCGAACAACAAGGCCAGAAAGTGGATCAAGTCGGCGGGCAGCTTGATATGATGCCAACGATTGCGAATCTGCTCGGTGTTTCGCTGCAGCAGGAGCAGTTTACTGCGTTTGGACACGATCTGCTTAACATTGATCATAACGTGTTTGGCATGCGTTACTATCTGCCGACGGGTTCGTTCTTTAACGATGATGTCCTGTTTGTATCCGGTACGGGCTTTGACGACGGCACTGCGATTTCGCTGAAGACGCTGGAGCCTGTTACGGACATTGAGAAATACCGGAAGGATTACGATTATATCCTCAAGCTGATGGGCTTGTCGGATGAATATGTGAAGCTCCTGCCGAAACGGGAGCCGGGGAACGAATAG
- a CDS encoding GNAT family N-acetyltransferase encodes MFTIMEMTTADYEAAYRLWEHTPGMGLSSADSYGGIAAFLKRNEGLSHVCKYGDEIVGTALCGHDGRRGFLYHVTVNQGHRGKGLAGQLVSSCLIKLREQGIEKCHLMVIHDNEIGKQFWSNSGWQLRDQILLYSHDT; translated from the coding sequence GTGTTTACCATAATGGAAATGACGACAGCGGATTATGAAGCCGCCTACCGCCTTTGGGAGCATACACCGGGAATGGGCTTGAGTTCGGCGGATTCCTATGGAGGGATTGCCGCTTTCTTGAAGCGGAACGAAGGTTTAAGTCACGTTTGCAAATATGGCGATGAAATTGTAGGCACAGCGCTTTGCGGACACGATGGCCGGAGGGGATTCCTTTATCATGTTACGGTGAACCAGGGCCACAGAGGGAAAGGACTGGCCGGACAGCTTGTGAGCAGCTGTTTGATCAAGCTGCGAGAGCAGGGCATTGAGAAATGCCACTTGATGGTCATTCATGACAACGAAATAGGGAAACAATTCTGGTCCAATTCGGGCTGGCAGTTAAGAGATCAAATCTTGCTTTATTCGCATGATACATAA
- a CDS encoding multidrug effflux MFS transporter — MDRNTNQQAETALQEIGPAELTKSRRTLFVVILGMLSAIGPFSLDMYLPALPKMAGELHTGTSAVQLSLTFCMLGLALGQLLAGPLSDTMGRRKPLIAAMALYAISSLLCAFSPNITVLVILRFIQGLSGAAGIVISRAVVRDLYSGKELTRFFSQLMLINGAAPIVAPVFGGQFLRFMSWKGIFVFLFVLGLVLLLAVLTGLPETLPKDRRHKGGLASTVRTFGQFGKDRLFVGYVLAMGLVSAGMFSYISGSSFVLQNLYGVTAQGYSLIFALNGLGIIVASQVTGRLALTQDVRKLFVIGLGIALAGSIGLLLSVLLDGGLIAVICCLFLIVSSVGIVSTTSTSLALQNAGTAAGSASALLGLLQFVLGAAASPLTGLGGSGTAVPMALTIFMAEVLAVVSCIVFISRRAGKNV, encoded by the coding sequence ATGGATAGAAATACTAATCAACAGGCGGAGACTGCGCTGCAGGAAATTGGCCCCGCCGAGCTGACAAAATCACGCCGAACCTTATTTGTAGTTATTCTGGGCATGCTTTCGGCTATAGGTCCTTTTTCGCTGGACATGTATTTGCCGGCGCTGCCCAAGATGGCGGGCGAGCTGCATACAGGGACCTCGGCTGTGCAGCTCAGCTTGACATTCTGTATGCTGGGACTGGCGCTGGGACAGCTGCTGGCCGGACCGCTTAGCGATACGATGGGACGCCGTAAACCGCTGATTGCCGCGATGGCTCTTTACGCGATATCCTCGCTGCTTTGCGCTTTCAGTCCGAATATAACCGTTTTGGTTATTCTCCGGTTTATTCAGGGTTTATCAGGCGCTGCGGGAATCGTGATTTCGCGCGCCGTGGTGCGCGATCTCTATTCCGGGAAGGAGCTGACGCGTTTCTTCTCTCAGCTGATGCTGATTAACGGGGCGGCTCCGATCGTCGCCCCTGTGTTTGGTGGACAGTTCTTGAGATTTATGTCCTGGAAGGGGATCTTTGTTTTTCTGTTCGTGCTTGGTCTGGTCCTGCTGCTGGCGGTTTTGACGGGACTGCCGGAGACGCTGCCGAAGGATCGGCGCCACAAAGGCGGTTTGGCCAGTACGGTTCGTACCTTCGGGCAGTTCGGCAAAGATCGTTTGTTTGTCGGATATGTGCTCGCCATGGGCCTCGTATCTGCGGGCATGTTCTCGTACATATCCGGTTCTTCATTTGTGCTTCAGAATCTGTACGGCGTAACGGCTCAAGGCTACAGTCTGATTTTTGCATTAAACGGATTAGGGATTATCGTGGCTTCACAGGTTACAGGCCGGTTGGCTTTAACGCAGGATGTCCGTAAACTGTTTGTGATTGGACTTGGCATTGCTCTCGCAGGAAGCATCGGTTTGCTGCTCTCCGTTCTGCTGGACGGCGGACTTATTGCCGTAATCTGCTGCTTGTTCCTGATCGTATCCAGCGTCGGGATTGTCAGCACGACCTCTACATCCCTGGCTTTGCAAAATGCGGGAACGGCAGCCGGAAGCGCTTCGGCGCTGCTCGGACTGCTTCAGTTTGTACTTGGCGCGGCAGCTTCGCCGCTTACGGGGCTTGGCGGCAGCGGAACGGCGGTTCCTATGGCGCTGACTATTTTTATGGCAGAGGTGCTGGCCGTTGTAAGCTGTATCGTGTTCATAAGCAGACGCGCAGGGAAGAACGTATAA